One genomic segment of Catalinimonas alkaloidigena includes these proteins:
- the rpsU gene encoding 30S ribosomal protein S21 — translation MITVNVKENESIEKALKRFKKKFEKTGTLKEVRSRTHYEKPSVQKRNERLKAAYRQKMRSQENI, via the coding sequence ATGATTACAGTAAATGTTAAAGAAAACGAATCTATAGAAAAAGCACTTAAGCGATTCAAGAAAAAATTTGAAAAAACCGGTACGCTGAAAGAAGTTCGCTCCAGAACTCATTATGAGAAACCTTCTGTACAAAAGAGAAATGAGAGACTTAAAGCTGCTTACAGACAAAAAATGAGATCTCAAGAAAATATATAG
- a CDS encoding UDP-glucose dehydrogenase family protein — translation MKIAVVGTGYVGLVTGTCFAETGNTVSCVDIDEKKVAKLKNGEVPIYEPGLETLFERNVHQGRLHFTTDLKEGIEGAKIIFLALPTPPGEDGSADLKYVLKVAEDLGSILEEYAVIVDKSTVPVGTAEKVRAKIAENAKVEFDVVSNPEFLREGVAVDDFMKPDRVVIGTKSPKAQEIMGKLYAPLVRQGNPVIFMDEASAELTKYAANSFLATKITFMNEIANLCEKLGADVDMVRKGIGTDTRIGRRFLFAGIGYGGSCFPKDVQALAKSSSEASYDFKILNAVMDINHGQKTRLIEKANKHFKGDLKGKTFAMWGLSFKPYTDDIREAPALYNIDALLAAGAKVKAYDPEGMKNVRAIVGDKIEYCVDEYHAAEDVDAIFVMTEWPIFRTPDFEKLASITKSKVIFDGRNLYEPEAMAELGYSYYSIGRKDING, via the coding sequence ATGAAGATAGCAGTAGTTGGAACTGGCTATGTCGGCCTGGTGACAGGAACTTGTTTCGCTGAAACAGGAAATACTGTAAGCTGTGTTGATATAGATGAAAAAAAAGTAGCCAAACTAAAAAATGGCGAAGTCCCTATCTACGAGCCTGGTTTGGAAACTCTCTTTGAGAGAAATGTTCATCAGGGGAGGTTGCACTTCACTACTGATCTTAAAGAAGGGATAGAAGGGGCTAAAATAATATTTTTGGCTTTGCCTACTCCTCCCGGTGAAGATGGCTCTGCGGACCTGAAATATGTACTAAAGGTCGCTGAAGACCTGGGATCTATCCTGGAAGAATACGCAGTAATTGTGGATAAAAGTACGGTGCCGGTAGGAACTGCCGAAAAAGTACGCGCCAAGATTGCTGAAAATGCTAAAGTGGAATTTGATGTAGTATCTAACCCTGAATTTCTAAGAGAAGGCGTGGCGGTAGACGACTTTATGAAGCCTGACCGTGTAGTAATTGGTACTAAATCTCCAAAGGCCCAAGAGATTATGGGTAAATTATACGCCCCTTTGGTAAGACAAGGTAACCCGGTGATTTTTATGGATGAAGCCTCTGCGGAGCTTACAAAATATGCGGCAAATTCATTTTTGGCTACTAAGATTACCTTTATGAATGAGATTGCTAATCTTTGTGAGAAACTGGGCGCTGATGTGGATATGGTAAGAAAAGGTATCGGTACCGATACCAGAATAGGAAGGCGTTTTCTGTTTGCAGGCATAGGCTATGGGGGGAGTTGCTTTCCTAAAGATGTACAGGCGCTTGCCAAATCATCAAGTGAGGCTTCTTATGACTTTAAGATTTTGAACGCGGTGATGGATATTAACCATGGGCAGAAAACACGTCTGATAGAAAAGGCAAACAAACATTTTAAGGGGGATTTGAAGGGAAAAACATTTGCTATGTGGGGGCTTTCATTTAAACCCTATACGGATGATATCAGAGAGGCTCCGGCATTGTATAACATAGATGCTTTGTTAGCTGCAGGAGCTAAGGTAAAAGCTTATGATCCTGAGGGGATGAAAAATGTTAGGGCAATTGTAGGAGATAAGATTGAGTATTGTGTAGATGAATACCACGCGGCAGAGGATGTAGACGCTATTTTTGTAATGACAGAGTGGCCGATTTTCAGAACACCTGATTTTGAAAAATTAGCATCTATCACAAAAAGCAAAGTGATTTTTGATGGAAGAAATCTCTATGAGCCCGAAGCAATGGCTGAATTAGGATATTCATATTATAGTATAGGTAGAAAAGATATAAATGGCTAA
- a CDS encoding UDP-glucuronic acid decarboxylase family protein produces MAKKRILITGGAGFLGSHLCDRFLKEGYYVIAMDNLITGNLKNIEHLMHREDFEFFHCDISNYVHVPGELDYILHFASPASPIDYLKMPIQTLKVGSLGTHNCLGLARAKKARILVASTSEVYGDPTVHPQKEEYWGNVNPIGPRGVYDEAKRFQEAITMAYHTYHKLETRIIRIFNTYGPRMRLNDGRALPAFLGQALRGEDLTVFGDGSQTRSFCYVDDLVEGIYRLLLSDYPYPVNIGNPDEISIKDFAEEIIKLTGTQQKIVYKPLPQDDPMQRQPDITKAKEILGWEPKVSRSEGLKITFDFYANKTDL; encoded by the coding sequence ATGGCTAAAAAAAGAATACTCATTACAGGCGGAGCCGGTTTTCTCGGCTCCCACCTTTGCGACCGTTTCCTTAAAGAAGGTTATTATGTGATCGCAATGGATAACTTAATAACTGGTAACCTTAAGAACATTGAGCACCTGATGCATCGGGAAGACTTTGAGTTTTTCCATTGTGATATATCTAACTATGTACATGTTCCCGGCGAGCTGGATTATATTTTGCATTTTGCTTCTCCCGCAAGCCCAATAGACTACCTGAAAATGCCTATTCAGACTTTGAAGGTCGGCTCATTAGGGACACATAATTGTTTAGGTTTAGCGAGAGCAAAAAAAGCTAGAATCCTTGTAGCATCTACTTCAGAAGTATATGGTGACCCCACAGTACATCCTCAGAAAGAAGAGTATTGGGGAAATGTAAATCCTATTGGTCCTCGTGGGGTATATGATGAAGCCAAACGTTTTCAAGAGGCGATAACCATGGCTTATCATACTTACCATAAGCTGGAGACCAGAATTATCAGAATTTTTAATACTTACGGACCCAGAATGCGATTAAATGATGGGCGAGCATTACCTGCTTTTCTAGGTCAGGCGCTACGAGGAGAGGACCTGACAGTATTTGGAGATGGTTCTCAAACACGTTCTTTTTGCTATGTAGATGATTTGGTGGAAGGCATTTATCGCTTGTTGCTGAGTGACTATCCATACCCGGTAAATATTGGTAATCCCGATGAGATTTCTATCAAAGACTTCGCGGAAGAAATTATCAAGCTGACCGGTACGCAGCAAAAAATTGTTTATAAGCCCCTTCCCCAAGATGATCCTATGCAGCGTCAGCCCGACATTACTAAAGCAAAAGAAATTTTGGGCTGGGAACCAAAAGTATCTCGCTCTGAAGGGCTGAAGATTACTTTTGATTTCTATGCAAATAAAACTGATCTGTAA
- the galE gene encoding UDP-glucose 4-epimerase GalE: protein MPGTATKVIVTGGAGYIGSHTVVELFHAGYEPIIVDNFVNAEKSSIKGIETILGAKVKLYEGDSGNKEFMERVIAQERGISGIIHFAAYKAVGESVNQPLKYYRNNLDSLLTLMELMKEHHIPHIVFSSSCTVYGQPDTLPVTEKSPKKPAESPYGNTKQICEEILEDTVNSGVPIKVIALRYFNPIGAHPSAEIGELPLGVPNNLVPFVTQTAAGIREKLTVFGDDYDTHDGTCLRDYIHVVDLAKAHVSALQYLGSKSEENSYDVFNIGTGQGSTVLDVINTFEEVNNIKLNYSIGARRAGDVEKVYADVSHANVELRWKTELSLADALKDAWKWQLSLKKN, encoded by the coding sequence ATGCCTGGAACTGCCACTAAGGTCATAGTTACGGGGGGAGCTGGTTATATCGGCTCTCATACAGTAGTAGAGCTTTTCCACGCTGGCTATGAACCAATTATAGTAGATAACTTTGTCAATGCGGAGAAGTCTTCTATCAAGGGTATAGAGACAATCCTGGGTGCCAAAGTAAAACTTTATGAGGGCGATAGTGGAAATAAGGAGTTTATGGAGAGGGTCATTGCTCAGGAAAGAGGGATTTCAGGAATTATTCATTTTGCTGCATATAAAGCGGTAGGAGAATCAGTAAACCAACCCTTGAAATATTATCGGAATAACCTGGATAGTTTGCTTACTTTAATGGAATTAATGAAGGAGCATCACATTCCTCATATTGTTTTTTCCTCATCATGCACTGTTTATGGTCAGCCGGATACATTACCAGTAACTGAGAAAAGCCCTAAAAAGCCTGCTGAATCTCCCTATGGAAATACCAAGCAAATTTGCGAAGAGATTTTAGAAGATACCGTAAATAGTGGAGTGCCGATTAAAGTAATTGCTTTGAGGTATTTTAATCCTATTGGAGCGCATCCTTCTGCTGAAATAGGGGAACTCCCTTTGGGTGTTCCTAATAACCTGGTCCCTTTTGTAACCCAGACAGCTGCTGGAATCCGCGAAAAGCTTACTGTTTTTGGTGATGATTACGATACACATGATGGCACGTGTCTTAGAGACTATATCCATGTAGTGGATTTGGCAAAAGCTCATGTGAGTGCGCTACAATATCTGGGAAGCAAGTCAGAAGAAAACTCCTATGATGTGTTTAACATAGGTACTGGTCAGGGCAGCACAGTGCTTGATGTAATTAATACCTTTGAAGAGGTAAATAACATAAAGCTTAATTATTCCATCGGAGCCAGAAGAGCTGGTGATGTGGAAAAAGTTTATGCCGATGTAAGCCATGCTAATGTTGAACTCAGATGGAAAACTGAATTATCCTTAGCGGATGCGCTTAAAGATGCCTGGAAATGGCAATTGAGCTTAAAAAAAAATTAG
- a CDS encoding pyridoxine 5'-phosphate synthase, producing MTKLSVNINKIATLRNSRGGNNPDVVQVALDAERFGAQGITVHPRPDERHIRRSDVFALKKAISTEFNIEGYPDERYMNIIAEARPAQATLVPDPPEVLTSNAGWDTYKEKDFLVEVIRELKSFGVRTSIFVDPDPKMVEGAAIIGCDRVELYTESYARKYHKDKEEAVTLYVAAADKARSLGLEINAGHDLDLDNLKYLKERIPYLDEVSIGHALICDALYYGLENTIQLYLKQLV from the coding sequence ATGACGAAGCTTAGTGTTAATATCAACAAGATAGCCACGCTTAGAAATTCCCGAGGAGGGAATAACCCGGATGTTGTTCAGGTAGCACTGGATGCAGAGCGTTTTGGTGCTCAGGGCATTACTGTGCATCCCCGTCCCGATGAGCGGCACATTCGCAGAAGTGATGTCTTTGCACTCAAGAAAGCAATAAGTACGGAATTTAATATTGAAGGCTACCCTGATGAACGCTATATGAATATCATTGCGGAAGCCCGTCCAGCTCAGGCTACCCTTGTACCTGACCCTCCTGAAGTGCTTACTTCAAATGCAGGATGGGACACTTATAAGGAAAAAGACTTCTTGGTAGAAGTGATCCGCGAGCTTAAAAGCTTTGGGGTACGTACTTCAATTTTTGTTGATCCTGACCCCAAGATGGTTGAAGGGGCCGCAATTATTGGATGTGACCGGGTAGAATTATATACAGAAAGCTATGCGCGTAAATATCACAAAGATAAAGAAGAGGCTGTTACTCTTTATGTAGCTGCAGCGGACAAAGCCCGCTCACTTGGGTTAGAAATTAATGCAGGGCATGACCTGGATTTAGACAATCTCAAATATCTAAAAGAGAGGATCCCCTATTTAGATGAGGTATCTATTGGTCATGCCCTGATTTGCGATGCACTTTATTATGGATTGGAAAACACCATCCAACTCTATCTAAAACAACTGGTCTAA
- a CDS encoding GatB/YqeY domain-containing protein encodes MSLKSRIDQDIKEAMRAKDQDALRTLRSIKSMILLAETEKGGSKELSEADELKLLTKAAKQRKESLDTFAAQNREDLANKEKVELEVIERYLPQQMSEEELKLALEKIIADEGASGMQDMGKVMGRATQELAGRAEGKQISQLVKQLLNK; translated from the coding sequence ATGAGTTTGAAGTCAAGAATTGATCAAGATATAAAGGAGGCGATGCGGGCTAAAGACCAGGATGCACTGCGCACCCTTAGAAGTATCAAATCTATGATACTACTGGCAGAGACGGAGAAAGGAGGCAGTAAAGAGCTTTCTGAAGCAGATGAGCTGAAGCTTCTGACTAAAGCCGCAAAGCAAAGGAAAGAATCGCTGGATACTTTTGCCGCCCAGAACAGAGAAGATCTGGCAAACAAGGAAAAAGTTGAACTGGAGGTTATTGAGCGCTACCTTCCACAACAAATGTCAGAGGAAGAGCTAAAGCTAGCATTGGAAAAAATCATTGCTGATGAGGGAGCTAGCGGAATGCAAGACATGGGCAAGGTAATGGGAAGAGCTACCCAGGAACTGGCAGGTCGTGCAGAGGGTAAACAAATATCACAACTGGTAAAACAGCTGTTAAATAAATAA
- a CDS encoding CvpA family protein, with product MSIWDFVILVILLAGAYRGFQKGLLREVVGIFALVAGVIGAIQWLPEGMDFLSRTLNTQTELLPVFAFFLIFITIVLAISLAGRLVKLIIDLTPIGFVDGIGGALLGMLKWALGISIILWVMDNARVELPIDDESMLYVNVKQVAPYIFQHLGEWSPMVAEVIDSIQQIFAEIEW from the coding sequence TTGAGTATCTGGGATTTTGTAATACTGGTGATCCTGCTGGCGGGAGCCTATCGCGGGTTTCAAAAAGGCTTGCTTAGAGAAGTAGTAGGGATCTTCGCTCTTGTAGCAGGTGTTATTGGTGCTATCCAATGGTTGCCAGAGGGTATGGACTTTCTTTCCCGTACCTTGAATACTCAAACAGAGCTACTGCCTGTATTTGCTTTTTTTCTTATATTTATCACTATCGTGCTTGCTATTTCACTGGCCGGAAGGTTAGTGAAACTCATTATTGACCTCACTCCTATTGGCTTCGTTGATGGCATTGGAGGGGCGCTGCTGGGCATGTTAAAGTGGGCATTAGGCATTAGCATTATCTTGTGGGTCATGGACAATGCAAGGGTAGAATTGCCGATAGATGATGAAAGCATGCTTTATGTGAATGTAAAACAGGTGGCGCCTTATATATTTCAACATCTTGGGGAGTGGTCACCTATGGTAGCAGAGGTAATTGATTCTATACAACAGATATTCGCAGAAATTGAATGGTAA
- a CDS encoding alpha/beta fold hydrolase, which produces MAFTIHNKNGFKYLDEGEGEVMLLLHGLFGALSNWDDVVNKFSKNYRVMIPLLPVYERSSRKEGVIGLTHFLERFIDEMNLHNMTIMGNSLGGHIALIYTINNQEKVDRLVLTGSSGLFENSMGGSFPKRGSYAYIKERVEYTFYDPSTVTKEYIDEVFETTTSIPKCMAIVGIAKSAQRHNLANDLHKITVPTLLVWGLNDTITPPLVAHDFNRLIPNSKLRFIDKCCHAPMMEQPEKFNAILEEFLEEKTLV; this is translated from the coding sequence ATGGCATTTACAATACACAATAAGAACGGGTTCAAATATCTGGACGAAGGAGAAGGAGAAGTTATGTTATTGCTTCACGGTCTGTTTGGCGCTCTTAGTAACTGGGATGATGTAGTAAACAAGTTCTCAAAAAATTATCGGGTGATGATCCCATTGCTACCCGTGTACGAGAGATCTTCCAGAAAAGAAGGAGTAATAGGACTTACACATTTTCTGGAAAGGTTTATTGATGAAATGAACCTTCACAATATGACCATCATGGGCAATTCGCTGGGTGGACATATCGCCCTGATTTATACGATTAATAATCAGGAAAAAGTGGATAGGCTGGTCCTTACCGGAAGCTCAGGCTTGTTTGAAAATTCTATGGGAGGCTCGTTTCCCAAAAGAGGCAGCTATGCATATATCAAAGAGAGAGTAGAGTATACCTTTTATGACCCTTCCACCGTAACTAAAGAATACATTGATGAAGTTTTTGAAACCACCACTAGCATTCCCAAGTGCATGGCAATAGTAGGTATTGCTAAGTCAGCTCAACGACATAATCTGGCAAATGATTTACATAAAATTACAGTGCCAACTCTTTTGGTTTGGGGGTTAAATGACACCATTACTCCTCCTTTGGTAGCCCATGACTTTAACCGGCTGATTCCTAATTCAAAGTTAAGGTTTATTGACAAGTGTTGCCATGCTCCTATGATGGAACAACCCGAAAAGTTCAATGCAATTTTAGAAGAGTTTTTAGAAGAAAAAACATTAGTATGA
- a CDS encoding CBS domain-containing protein, translated as MIAKDLINPIIPSLNVSDDIARASSLMDDLHVAMLPVLEEGHFRGFIHEDSLYDDLYDKPTLGAYPLVNNSCTIYQEQHFYEVVKVASECQNGLVAVLETEDIFLGVITAEDVVQGFAKTIAVQSPGSIIEISLKQIDYSLAEITRLIEAENTKVVGCFLSNDPDDNSVVSVTFKLDKKNVSHIIATLKRFNYQIVRVIQEESMVSYEKERLDALMKYLSI; from the coding sequence ATGATTGCTAAAGACCTGATAAACCCTATTATTCCGTCATTGAACGTTAGTGATGATATAGCACGTGCTTCATCATTAATGGACGATCTCCACGTAGCCATGCTTCCTGTCTTGGAAGAAGGCCATTTCCGTGGCTTTATACATGAAGACTCACTATATGATGACCTTTATGATAAGCCTACTTTGGGAGCGTATCCCTTGGTTAATAACAGCTGTACAATTTATCAGGAACAACATTTCTATGAAGTCGTGAAAGTTGCCAGTGAGTGTCAGAATGGACTGGTTGCGGTACTGGAAACTGAAGATATATTTTTGGGGGTAATTACAGCGGAAGATGTGGTACAGGGTTTTGCCAAGACTATCGCTGTTCAGTCACCAGGGAGTATCATAGAAATTTCCCTTAAGCAGATTGATTATTCCCTTGCAGAAATTACAAGATTAATAGAAGCTGAAAATACCAAAGTAGTAGGATGTTTTCTTTCTAATGACCCGGACGATAATAGTGTAGTAAGTGTGACATTTAAACTGGACAAGAAGAATGTATCACATATCATAGCTACGCTTAAGAGGTTTAACTATCAAATTGTAAGAGTAATACAGGAAGAAAGCATGGTGTCTTATGAAAAGGAAAGACTTGATGCATTAATGAAATACCTGAGCATCTAA
- a CDS encoding NAD kinase produces the protein MRIAIHGRKVSQDSLPYIQRLLKALSSKQVEIHVSDIFYDLLKHSEIDLSACKVYESQRGVPSKVNYTISIGGDGTLLETVTHVGNSEVPILGVNTGRLGFLATVAQDNIEEAVELLFRQEYYNDYRALISVDSQASIADGLNFALNEFTVIKKDTSAMIIVHAYVDDMFLTSYWADGLIVSTPTGSTGYSLSCGGPVVSPHSSNLIITPVSPHNLTVRPLVVSDDSIIRLKVESRSENFLLSLDSRSYTISTSTELVLQKSDFKVKLVKFSDNNFLHTLRQKLNWGLDVRN, from the coding sequence ATGAGAATTGCCATTCATGGAAGAAAAGTGAGCCAAGATAGCCTTCCCTATATTCAACGTTTACTGAAAGCCCTAAGTAGCAAGCAGGTAGAAATTCATGTGTCGGACATTTTTTATGATCTTCTTAAGCATAGTGAAATTGACCTGTCCGCATGTAAGGTGTATGAAAGTCAGAGAGGAGTTCCTTCAAAAGTCAATTATACAATAAGCATAGGTGGGGATGGCACCCTCCTGGAAACTGTTACCCATGTAGGTAATAGTGAGGTCCCTATTTTAGGTGTAAATACCGGTAGATTAGGCTTTTTGGCCACGGTTGCTCAGGATAATATTGAAGAAGCCGTAGAACTACTATTTCGTCAGGAATATTATAATGACTATCGTGCCTTGATTAGCGTGGATTCTCAGGCATCTATTGCCGATGGGTTAAATTTTGCGCTCAACGAGTTTACAGTAATTAAGAAGGACACTTCGGCTATGATCATTGTGCATGCTTATGTAGATGATATGTTCTTAACTTCTTACTGGGCAGATGGATTAATTGTGTCTACTCCTACAGGTTCTACCGGCTATTCGCTAAGTTGTGGTGGACCAGTGGTTTCTCCTCATTCCAGTAACCTGATCATTACACCGGTAAGCCCCCATAACCTGACAGTACGCCCCTTAGTTGTATCGGATGATAGTATTATCAGATTAAAGGTAGAAAGTAGGAGTGAAAACTTTTTATTATCTTTAGATTCACGCTCATATACAATTAGTACCTCAACAGAGTTAGTACTGCAAAAAAGTGATTTTAAAGTAAAATTAGTTAAGTTCAGCGACAACAACTTTTTACATACATTACGGCAAAAGCTCAATTGGGGGCTTGATGTAAGGAATTGA
- a CDS encoding DUF6089 family protein produces the protein MHKIYKLTCIVFILLFALAQEADAQDRRRKRQYRNQNSRVSQFRGSKLAFANAKQYITLGASINALNYFGDIAPKSGILSTDISYTRPGIGISSSVRLGSTISLRAGFMYGRLSSNDYEVADPGDDQAIYRYARNLQFRNDIKELSIVGVYDIFANPYSVIMRLNFTPYIFAGVSAFHHNPKGLVPSEAVLHPGETLVPPQAGEWVSLKDLRTEGKSYSNFNFSIPVGAGVRFRVSQVLDLEAEVGYRFLFTDYLDDVSTDYVDKGTLGSDLAKIMSDRSLEPVDAISGENRFDALVDSEFINTNNLPAYTGADGQEYVHLRGYGQPGAKRGDPNDSDIFITTTIRAVFMIGPSPFTRSGFRPR, from the coding sequence ATGCATAAAATTTATAAACTAACCTGCATAGTATTTATTTTACTTTTTGCGCTAGCTCAGGAAGCAGATGCTCAAGACAGACGTAGAAAAAGACAATACCGTAACCAAAACAGTAGAGTATCTCAGTTTCGTGGAAGTAAGCTAGCTTTTGCAAATGCGAAGCAATATATCACCCTGGGGGCTTCTATCAACGCGCTAAACTATTTTGGTGACATCGCGCCAAAGTCAGGCATTCTAAGTACTGATATATCATATACCAGGCCAGGCATAGGTATTTCTTCCAGTGTAAGGCTCGGCTCTACTATTTCGTTAAGAGCAGGGTTTATGTATGGCCGACTGAGCAGCAATGATTATGAGGTGGCCGACCCTGGCGATGATCAGGCCATTTATCGTTACGCAAGAAATCTGCAATTCAGAAATGATATCAAGGAACTTTCTATAGTAGGAGTTTACGATATCTTTGCTAATCCCTATTCAGTGATAATGCGCCTGAACTTTACCCCTTATATTTTTGCCGGAGTATCTGCTTTCCACCATAATCCAAAAGGGCTGGTGCCCAGCGAGGCGGTTTTACATCCCGGAGAAACCCTGGTCCCGCCGCAGGCAGGAGAATGGGTATCTCTGAAAGACTTACGGACAGAAGGAAAGAGTTATAGCAACTTTAATTTCAGCATTCCAGTGGGAGCCGGGGTCAGGTTTAGAGTAAGCCAGGTACTTGATCTGGAAGCAGAAGTAGGCTATCGTTTCCTATTCACCGATTATCTGGATGATGTTAGCACAGACTATGTAGATAAGGGAACCTTAGGCAGTGATCTTGCCAAGATTATGTCTGACCGCTCTCTAGAACCTGTAGATGCTATATCAGGTGAAAATAGGTTTGATGCTTTAGTGGACAGCGAATTTATTAATACTAATAACCTTCCTGCCTATACAGGTGCTGATGGTCAAGAGTATGTCCATCTTCGGGGGTATGGGCAGCCGGGAGCCAAACGGGGTGATCCCAATGATAGCGACATTTTTATCACTACAACAATACGCGCCGTCTTTATGATAGGCCCCAGCCCATTTACAAGAAGCGGGTTTAGACCGAGATAA
- a CDS encoding DUF6089 family protein: MFLLCAYCSYGQKNEVGLGLGAFNYTGDLARNIKVRNFQPGATLFYRRNINEAISLRAGFTGGWLYGDDNVPFDALAQARDTSFSKGVVELSSVVEYHFLNYKENPKILRWTPYFFLGAGVAFFGQGDVEQTEEFSNVQLVVPFGLGFKYIIDPKWQLGIEGGIRKTFFDYVDNISGADLNVKNYEYGNHYDKDWYYFLGISLSYTFYTIPCPYMFN; encoded by the coding sequence ATGTTTCTTCTGTGCGCATATTGTAGTTATGGACAAAAGAATGAGGTGGGTCTTGGATTAGGAGCCTTTAATTATACAGGTGATCTGGCAAGAAATATCAAGGTGAGAAATTTTCAGCCAGGAGCAACTCTCTTCTACAGAAGAAATATAAATGAAGCCATTAGCCTTAGAGCAGGTTTTACTGGTGGGTGGCTGTATGGTGATGATAACGTCCCATTTGATGCCTTAGCACAGGCAAGAGATACCAGCTTTAGTAAGGGAGTGGTAGAGCTATCCTCAGTAGTGGAATACCACTTTCTTAATTATAAAGAAAACCCTAAGATACTACGATGGACACCATACTTTTTTTTAGGAGCAGGCGTCGCTTTCTTTGGGCAGGGGGATGTAGAACAGACTGAAGAGTTTAGTAATGTCCAACTGGTTGTCCCCTTCGGTTTAGGCTTCAAATATATAATTGACCCCAAATGGCAACTGGGGATTGAAGGCGGTATTAGAAAAACGTTTTTTGATTATGTGGATAATATCTCAGGAGCAGATCTGAACGTGAAAAACTATGAATATGGTAACCATTACGATAAGGATTGGTACTATTTCCTGGGTATAAGCCTTAGTTATACCTTTTATACTATCCCCTGCCCATATATGTTCAATTAG
- a CDS encoding isoprenyl transferase: protein MKDKLDQNNLPEHIAVIMDGNGRWAKKKGAARVFGHRNAIEAVREVTEGCAELGVQYLTLYAFSTENWGRPKLEVEALMQLLVSTINSEVNTLMKNNVRLTAIGDIESLPAGCNGKLKEAIELTSGNTGLTLILALNYSGRWEIMQAAQQIAQMVENNELKASEVNITLWESLLSTKDIPDPSLLIRTSGEMRVSNFLLWQIAYTELYVTPVLWPDFRREHLHEAIFAYQQRERRFGKISEQVKS from the coding sequence ATGAAAGATAAATTAGACCAAAACAATTTGCCAGAACATATTGCCGTTATTATGGACGGCAATGGTCGTTGGGCAAAAAAGAAAGGAGCAGCCAGGGTGTTTGGTCACCGAAATGCTATTGAGGCTGTCAGAGAGGTGACTGAAGGGTGTGCAGAGTTGGGTGTGCAGTACTTAACTTTATATGCATTTTCTACCGAAAACTGGGGACGGCCTAAGCTGGAGGTAGAGGCCCTGATGCAATTATTAGTATCTACTATCAACAGCGAAGTAAATACACTGATGAAAAATAATGTGCGTCTGACAGCAATTGGAGATATAGAAAGTTTGCCTGCGGGATGCAATGGTAAATTAAAAGAAGCAATCGAACTTACTAGCGGCAACACAGGTTTAACATTAATATTGGCGCTTAATTACAGTGGGCGTTGGGAAATAATGCAAGCTGCACAGCAAATCGCTCAAATGGTTGAGAATAATGAGCTTAAAGCTTCGGAAGTGAATATTACACTGTGGGAAAGCCTGCTCAGTACAAAGGATATTCCCGATCCCTCATTGTTGATTCGTACCAGTGGAGAGATGCGGGTTAGTAATTTTCTGCTTTGGCAAATAGCCTATACTGAGCTATATGTAACCCCGGTACTTTGGCCTGATTTCAGAAGAGAACATTTACACGAAGCAATATTTGCCTATCAGCAAAGAGAAAGAAGATTTGGAAAAATTAGTGAGCAAGTGAAATCTTAG